A part of Pararoseomonas sp. SCSIO 73927 genomic DNA contains:
- the mobA gene encoding molybdenum cofactor guanylyltransferase MobA: MGGTERRILGVALAGGLARRMGGGDKALLPLGGRPMLSILLERLAPQVAALAISANGDPARFGDAAPGVPVLPDPLPGFPGPLAGVLAGMEHAARLGLELVLTVPGDTPLIPADLAARLRDAASPIACAASSGRAHPPVGLWPVALRETLRQAIAAGEGKVSRWAGRHGCAAVEWPGDPFLNANAPQDLAALEEALARGA; the protein is encoded by the coding sequence GTGGGCGGGACTGAGCGCCGGATCCTCGGTGTCGCGCTGGCCGGCGGGCTGGCGCGGCGCATGGGGGGCGGGGACAAGGCGCTGCTGCCCCTGGGCGGGCGGCCAATGCTCTCCATCCTGCTGGAACGGCTCGCGCCCCAGGTGGCGGCGCTCGCGATCAGCGCGAACGGCGATCCCGCGCGCTTCGGGGATGCGGCGCCGGGCGTGCCGGTGCTGCCCGATCCCCTCCCCGGCTTCCCCGGCCCGCTGGCGGGCGTGCTGGCGGGGATGGAACATGCCGCCCGTCTCGGCCTGGAACTCGTGCTCACCGTGCCGGGCGACACGCCGCTGATCCCGGCGGACCTCGCCGCGCGGCTGCGGGACGCGGCATCGCCGATCGCCTGTGCCGCCTCGTCCGGCAGGGCGCACCCGCCCGTGGGCCTCTGGCCGGTGGCGCTGCGCGAGACCCTGCGGCAGGCCATTGCCGCCGGCGAGGGTAAGGTGAGCCGCTGGGCCGGCCGGCACGGCTGCGCCGCGGTGGAATGGCCTGGGGACCCCTTCCTGAACGCCAACGCGCCGCAGGACCTGGCCGCGCTGGAGGAGGCGCTGGCCCGGGGCGCCTGA
- a CDS encoding aldo/keto reductase, with protein MTQHFAPPGPIGFGGAPLGNMFEIVSDADSRATLEAAWDAGIRYFDTAPEYGPGISEHRFGEVLRNLPRDEYVLSTKVGRLLRADATKGGKHGPFVAGLPFRSDYDYSADGVRRSIEDSLQRLGLARIDVAYIHDCAEDAHGERWLEVFDTAMKGAAVALTRLREEGVIRAWGLGVNRVEPCVMALERADPDVFLLAGRYSLLNQPALETLFPRCEERGVHVVVGGPYNSGLIAGGSTFEYQQASSDKVQARDRLAAIAARHGVDLRAAALQFCAAHPVVASVIPGTKRPERVRENLELMRRPIPPDFWAELKRDGVLPESAPTPA; from the coding sequence ATGACGCAGCACTTCGCCCCGCCCGGCCCGATCGGCTTCGGCGGCGCGCCCCTTGGCAACATGTTTGAGATCGTGTCGGACGCGGATTCCCGCGCGACGCTGGAGGCCGCCTGGGACGCCGGCATCCGCTACTTCGACACCGCGCCCGAGTACGGGCCCGGCATCTCCGAGCACCGCTTCGGCGAGGTGCTGCGGAACCTCCCGCGGGACGAGTACGTGCTCTCCACCAAGGTCGGCCGGCTGCTGCGCGCGGACGCGACCAAGGGCGGGAAGCACGGCCCCTTCGTCGCCGGCCTGCCCTTCCGCTCGGACTACGACTACTCGGCCGACGGCGTGCGCCGCTCCATCGAGGACAGCCTGCAGCGGCTCGGGCTCGCGCGCATCGACGTGGCCTACATCCACGACTGCGCGGAGGACGCGCACGGTGAGCGCTGGCTGGAGGTGTTCGACACCGCGATGAAGGGCGCGGCGGTGGCGCTGACGCGGTTGCGGGAGGAGGGGGTGATCCGCGCCTGGGGCCTCGGCGTGAACCGGGTGGAGCCCTGCGTCATGGCGCTGGAGCGGGCGGACCCGGACGTGTTCCTCCTCGCCGGCCGCTACTCCCTGCTGAACCAGCCGGCGCTGGAGACGCTGTTCCCGCGCTGCGAGGAGCGGGGCGTGCACGTGGTCGTCGGCGGGCCGTACAATTCCGGCCTCATCGCCGGCGGCAGCACCTTCGAGTACCAGCAGGCCTCCTCCGACAAGGTGCAGGCGCGGGACCGGCTGGCCGCGATCGCCGCGCGGCACGGCGTGGACCTGCGCGCGGCCGCGCTGCAGTTCTGCGCGGCGCACCCGGTGGTGGCCTCCGTCATTCCCGGCACGAAGAGGCCGGAGCGGGTGCGGGAGAACCTGGAGCTGATGCGCCGGCCGATCCCGCCCGACTTCTGGGCGGAGCTGAAGCGGGACGGGGTGCTGCCGGAGAGCGCGCCGACGCCGGCCTGA
- the mobB gene encoding molybdopterin-guanine dinucleotide biosynthesis protein B, translating to MRVIGLAGWSGAGKTTLLAALIPWLKGRGLAVSTIKHAHHAFDVDRPGKDSHTHRQAGAAQVLVASANRWALMTELRGAPEPRLPELLAYLDPVDLVIVEGFKRDPIPKIEVHRAANGKPWLHPEDAAIRAVAADIPPSVGLPHAALDDIAGVGALVLEHAMPWPSPGPLPAA from the coding sequence ATGCGGGTGATCGGACTCGCCGGGTGGAGCGGGGCCGGCAAGACCACCCTGCTCGCCGCCCTGATCCCCTGGCTGAAGGGAAGGGGGCTGGCGGTCTCCACGATCAAGCACGCGCACCACGCCTTCGACGTGGACCGGCCGGGCAAGGACAGCCACACGCACCGGCAGGCCGGGGCCGCCCAGGTGCTCGTCGCCTCCGCGAACCGCTGGGCGCTGATGACGGAGCTGCGCGGTGCGCCGGAGCCGCGGCTGCCGGAGCTGCTGGCCTATCTGGACCCCGTGGACCTGGTGATCGTGGAGGGCTTCAAGCGCGACCCGATCCCGAAGATCGAGGTTCACCGCGCGGCCAACGGAAAGCCCTGGCTGCACCCGGAGGACGCGGCGATCCGGGCGGTGGCGGCCGATATCCCGCCGTCCGTCGGCCTGCCGCACGCCGCGCTGGACGACATCGCCGGCGTCGGCGCGCTGGTTCTGGAGCACGCGATGCCCTGGCCCTCACCAGGGCCACTCCCAGCCGCGTGA
- a CDS encoding NADP-dependent oxidoreductase translates to MPDTNLRVLLRARPEGKVGPEHFEVREEALPSPRPGEVLLRNRYLSLDPYMRGRMSAAKSYAAPVGIGEVMVGQTVAEVVEDPTGTFRPGDVVLGGAGWQRFCCVPAGGLRKLDPDLAPLTTALGVLGMPGTTAWVGVTEMSRPKPGETYVVTAASGAVGGVAGQIARRMGARVVGIAGGPEKCAFVTEELGFDACVDHKAPDFPDLLARACPDGIDGYFENVGGAVQKAAWPLMNEFARLAFCGSIAEYQEAEPPPGPNLGAITRKKMSLRGFIVGDHPRAFAEWRRTGARWVKDGSLKYREDVVRGLEKAPEAFMGLLAGRNFGKLVIDLG, encoded by the coding sequence ATGCCCGACACCAACCTTCGCGTCCTTCTCCGCGCCCGCCCCGAGGGGAAGGTCGGCCCCGAGCACTTCGAGGTGCGGGAGGAGGCCCTCCCCTCCCCCCGCCCCGGGGAGGTGCTGCTGCGGAACCGCTACCTCTCCCTGGACCCTTACATGCGCGGCCGGATGAGCGCCGCGAAGTCCTACGCCGCCCCGGTGGGGATCGGCGAGGTCATGGTCGGCCAGACCGTGGCCGAGGTGGTGGAGGACCCGACCGGCACCTTCAGGCCCGGAGATGTCGTTCTGGGCGGCGCCGGCTGGCAGCGCTTCTGCTGCGTCCCCGCGGGGGGCCTGCGGAAGCTGGATCCGGATCTGGCGCCCCTGACCACGGCCCTCGGCGTGCTGGGGATGCCCGGCACCACCGCCTGGGTGGGGGTGACGGAGATGTCCCGGCCGAAGCCCGGCGAGACCTACGTCGTCACGGCCGCCTCGGGCGCCGTGGGCGGGGTGGCCGGGCAGATCGCGCGGCGCATGGGCGCGCGCGTGGTCGGCATCGCCGGCGGGCCGGAGAAGTGCGCCTTCGTGACGGAGGAGCTGGGCTTCGACGCCTGCGTGGACCACAAGGCGCCGGACTTTCCCGACTTGCTGGCCAGGGCCTGCCCGGACGGCATCGACGGCTACTTTGAGAATGTCGGCGGCGCCGTGCAGAAGGCCGCCTGGCCGCTGATGAACGAGTTCGCCCGGCTGGCCTTCTGCGGCTCCATCGCCGAGTACCAGGAGGCGGAGCCGCCGCCCGGCCCGAACCTCGGGGCGATCACCCGCAAGAAGATGAGCCTGCGCGGCTTCATCGTCGGCGACCACCCCCGCGCCTTCGCGGAGTGGCGGCGGACCGGCGCGCGCTGGGTGAAGGACGGCTCCCTGAAGTACAGGGAGGACGTGGTGCGCGGGCTGGAGAAGGCGCCGGAGGCCTTCATGGGCCTGCTGGCCGGCCGGAATTTCGGCAAGCTCGTCATCGACCTGGGCTGA
- a CDS encoding amidase, whose protein sequence is MTLAMSWDEWARHDATALAGRVRAGEVTPAELAAQAAAGIARVDPALSAVVEVFADAVADPRGNGTDTDGPFAGVPYLMKDLGPTLKGRLQEMGSRLMRGNRAPADSFLAGRIRAAGLNIIGRSTTPEFGCCSSAENPAVYVTRNPWHTGYTTNGSSAGTAAIVSAGALPISHATDGGGSIRIPAGATGNIGLKPSRGVFSIAPHASDLTGLVSIQGCHTRTVRDTAAFVDACRGGAPGEFMPYWTAPEPYAELIRRDPPPLRIALSHAWGEYRAVPHFVAELERAGRLLESLGHQVDWALPEVDFPAAFAAQTTCYISNFAQTVNNLIGALGLERPPADLVEPVNIRIWEAGLHTSYTERARMQAVFNATSRGFGEFLERWDIILTPVTALPTPVIGTTEYLTISDNPDVHDWFANLWRNFAYTPLSNLCGIPAISLPLGWQESGLPLGIQAQARQAGDGLLLQLAAQVERAIGGAWNDGRRPGVHVAA, encoded by the coding sequence GTGACGCTTGCGATGAGCTGGGACGAGTGGGCGCGCCACGACGCCACGGCCCTGGCCGGGCGTGTCCGCGCCGGCGAGGTGACGCCCGCCGAGCTCGCCGCCCAGGCCGCCGCGGGGATCGCGCGGGTGGACCCCGCCCTCTCCGCCGTGGTGGAGGTGTTCGCGGACGCGGTGGCGGACCCGCGCGGCAACGGCACGGATACGGACGGGCCCTTCGCCGGGGTGCCCTATCTCATGAAGGACCTGGGCCCCACCCTGAAGGGGCGGTTGCAGGAGATGGGCTCGCGCCTCATGCGCGGGAACCGCGCGCCGGCAGACAGCTTCCTGGCCGGGAGGATCCGCGCCGCCGGGCTCAACATCATCGGGCGCAGCACCACCCCGGAGTTCGGCTGCTGCTCCTCCGCCGAGAACCCGGCCGTCTACGTCACGCGCAACCCCTGGCACACGGGCTACACCACCAACGGCTCCTCGGCCGGCACCGCCGCCATCGTCTCGGCCGGGGCGCTGCCCATCTCCCACGCGACGGATGGCGGGGGCTCCATCCGCATCCCGGCCGGTGCCACGGGGAATATCGGGCTGAAGCCCTCGCGCGGGGTCTTCTCCATCGCGCCCCATGCCTCGGACCTCACGGGCCTCGTCTCCATCCAGGGCTGCCACACGCGCACGGTGCGGGACACCGCCGCCTTCGTGGATGCCTGCCGCGGCGGCGCGCCGGGCGAGTTCATGCCCTACTGGACCGCGCCCGAGCCCTATGCGGAGCTGATCCGCCGCGACCCGCCGCCCCTGCGAATCGCCCTGTCCCACGCGTGGGGCGAGTACCGGGCCGTGCCGCACTTCGTGGCGGAGCTGGAGCGGGCGGGGCGGCTGCTGGAATCCCTCGGCCACCAGGTGGACTGGGCGCTGCCGGAGGTGGATTTCCCGGCCGCCTTCGCGGCGCAGACCACCTGCTACATCAGCAACTTCGCGCAGACCGTGAACAACCTGATCGGCGCGCTGGGGCTGGAGCGCCCGCCGGCGGACCTCGTGGAGCCGGTGAACATCCGGATCTGGGAGGCGGGGCTGCACACCTCCTACACGGAACGGGCGCGGATGCAGGCGGTGTTCAACGCCACGTCCCGCGGCTTCGGGGAGTTCCTGGAGAGGTGGGACATCATCCTCACGCCGGTGACGGCGCTGCCGACTCCGGTGATCGGCACGACCGAGTACCTGACGATCAGCGACAACCCCGACGTCCACGACTGGTTCGCCAATCTCTGGCGCAACTTCGCCTATACGCCGCTGTCGAACCTCTGCGGCATTCCCGCCATCTCCCTTCCGCTGGGATGGCAGGAGAGCGGGCTGCCGCTGGGCATCCAGGCGCAGGCGCGGCAGGCGGGGGACGGGCTGCTGCTGCAGCTGGCCGCGCAGGTGGAGCGCGCGATCGGCGGGGCGTGGAACGACGGGCGCCGGCCGGGGGTGCACGTGGCCGCCTGA
- a CDS encoding DUF3833 family protein: MTSRRSLLLALPALGAAGALAGCGTSPEVFEGKGPPFRPEEFFAGKIRSHGVFATRLGAIERWFRATTVGAWDGTTLTFDEIFHYEDSFEDRRFWKLRRDPTDSAAWTGEATDATGPVRGRSVGNAFHLQHELDMLTLSGDRRRLGFDQWFVRISDDTVLSRAAVSWYGIQVGTAQVSFQRVSVGVTEGSVYAGAAAREEPVAPRGVPSGTGGRDPGRLMNAPPRR, encoded by the coding sequence ATGACCTCCCGCCGCTCGCTCCTCCTCGCCCTTCCCGCCCTCGGCGCGGCCGGAGCCCTCGCGGGTTGCGGCACCTCCCCGGAGGTCTTCGAGGGCAAGGGCCCGCCCTTCCGGCCGGAGGAGTTCTTCGCCGGCAAGATCAGGAGCCACGGCGTCTTCGCCACCCGGCTGGGCGCGATCGAGCGCTGGTTCCGCGCGACCACGGTGGGCGCCTGGGACGGCACCACCCTCACCTTCGACGAGATCTTCCACTACGAGGACAGCTTCGAGGACCGGCGCTTCTGGAAGCTGCGGCGCGACCCCACCGACTCCGCCGCCTGGACCGGCGAGGCGACGGACGCCACCGGCCCCGTGCGCGGCCGCAGCGTTGGAAACGCCTTCCACCTGCAGCACGAGCTGGACATGCTCACCCTCTCCGGCGACCGGCGCCGTCTCGGCTTCGACCAGTGGTTCGTCCGGATCTCGGACGACACGGTCCTCTCCCGCGCCGCCGTGAGCTGGTACGGAATCCAGGTCGGCACCGCCCAGGTGTCCTTCCAGCGCGTCAGCGTCGGCGTGACGGAGGGATCCGTCTATGCCGGCGCGGCGGCGCGGGAGGAGCCGGTGGCGCCGCGCGGCGTGCCCAGCGGCACCGGCGGGCGCGACCCCGGCCGGCTGATGAACGCCCCGCCCCGGCGCTGA
- a CDS encoding histidine phosphatase family protein: MRQLLLLRHAKSAWDDPALSDHARPLNGRGRRAAVAMAGAMRSLGLRPELVLVSSSRRTLQTLEGLGALDGPPRVEPTDDLYLAPWTRLLDTLREVPEEVQSVLLIAHNPGLHDLALNLAAPDSGAPGQALAEAYPTATLAEFAVEERWAALGPHRARLVRFLQPKDLPEMAG, encoded by the coding sequence ATGCGTCAGTTGCTGCTGCTGCGTCACGCCAAGTCGGCCTGGGACGACCCCGCCCTCTCGGATCATGCCCGTCCCCTGAACGGCCGCGGCCGACGCGCCGCCGTCGCGATGGCCGGTGCGATGCGCTCCCTCGGGCTGCGGCCGGAGTTGGTGCTCGTCTCCTCCTCCCGCCGCACCCTCCAGACCCTCGAAGGGCTGGGCGCGCTGGACGGCCCGCCCCGGGTGGAACCGACGGACGACCTCTACCTCGCGCCCTGGACACGCCTGCTGGACACCCTTCGCGAGGTTCCGGAGGAGGTGCAGAGCGTGCTGCTCATCGCCCACAACCCCGGCCTGCACGACCTGGCGCTGAACCTCGCCGCGCCCGATTCCGGGGCGCCCGGCCAAGCGCTGGCGGAGGCCTACCCCACGGCCACCCTCGCCGAGTTCGCGGTAGAGGAGAGGTGGGCCGCGCTCGGCCCGCACCGCGCGAGGCTCGTCCGCTTCCTTCAACCGAAGGACCTGCCGGAGATGGCGGGGTAG
- a CDS encoding thermonuclease family protein — MLPRRRIFRPAPSPRAWRGPLLLLGLAAGAATWIGLGGPTQLFGNSPREQDWAAPPAEVRVVDGETLRLADRIVRLRGLDAPARGQPCRDAAGREFDCGAGSAEALSRLLGGRGVACRVRGRDRFGRGLGQCATLAGTDAAGTELNGALVSAGWALAEDEGLAGMEGAARAAGRGLWAAGARPPEGWAERR, encoded by the coding sequence GTGCTTCCTCGTCGCCGCATCTTCCGCCCTGCCCCCTCCCCCCGCGCTTGGCGCGGGCCCTTACTGCTGCTCGGCCTCGCGGCCGGGGCGGCGACCTGGATCGGCCTGGGCGGCCCCACCCAGCTCTTCGGCAACTCCCCGCGTGAGCAGGACTGGGCCGCCCCCCCCGCCGAGGTGCGGGTGGTGGACGGGGAGACGCTGCGCCTCGCCGACCGGATCGTGCGGTTGCGCGGGCTGGACGCCCCCGCGCGCGGCCAGCCCTGCCGCGATGCCGCCGGGCGGGAGTTCGACTGCGGCGCCGGATCGGCCGAGGCCCTGTCCCGCCTGCTGGGCGGGCGCGGCGTGGCCTGCCGCGTGCGCGGGCGGGACCGCTTCGGGCGGGGCCTCGGCCAGTGCGCCACCCTCGCCGGCACGGATGCCGCCGGGACGGAGCTGAACGGCGCCCTCGTTTCCGCCGGCTGGGCCCTGGCCGAGGACGAGGGCCTGGCGGGGATGGAGGGCGCGGCCCGCGCCGCCGGGCGCGGCCTCTGGGCCGCCGGCGCCCGCCCGCCGGAGGGCTGGGCCGAGCGCCGCTGA
- the gltA gene encoding citrate synthase — protein sequence MSEPTTSGSVTITLDGTNKSSSAPLVQASVGPAVADIRKLYADLGVFTFDPGFGMTAACESKITYIDGDQGVLLYRGYPIEQLAEHSDFVEVCHLLLHGELPNAAELKEFQHNITMHTMVHEQLRSFFGGFRRDAHPMAILCGVVGALSAFYHDSLDINDARQREIAAFRLIAKIPTIAAMAYKYSIGQPFVYPRNDLGYAENFLYMLNAVPAEEYKVNPILARAMDRILVLHADHEQNASTSTVRLAGSTGANPYACIAAGIAALWGPAHGGANEAVLKMLGEIGSPENIPDFISKVKDKNSHVKLMGFGHRVYKNFDPRAKIMKETCHEVLAELGIKDEPLLDMAMEMERIALSDDYFVSRKLYPNVDFYSGIILKAMGIPTHMFTVLFAVARTVGWVSQWKEMIEDPAQRIGRPRQVYTGATTRDYKAVAERG from the coding sequence ATGAGCGAACCGACCACCTCGGGCTCCGTCACGATCACCCTCGACGGGACCAACAAGTCATCCAGCGCGCCGCTGGTGCAGGCGAGCGTCGGCCCGGCGGTCGCGGACATCCGCAAGCTCTACGCCGACCTCGGGGTCTTCACCTTCGATCCGGGCTTCGGCATGACCGCGGCCTGCGAGAGCAAGATCACCTACATCGACGGCGACCAGGGCGTGCTGCTGTACCGCGGCTACCCGATCGAGCAGCTGGCCGAGCACTCCGACTTCGTCGAGGTCTGCCACCTTCTGCTGCATGGCGAGCTGCCGAATGCGGCGGAGCTGAAGGAGTTCCAGCACAACATCACCATGCACACGATGGTGCATGAGCAGCTCCGCTCCTTCTTCGGCGGCTTCCGCCGCGACGCGCACCCGATGGCGATCCTCTGCGGCGTGGTAGGCGCGCTCTCGGCCTTCTACCACGACAGCCTCGACATCAACGACGCGCGCCAGCGCGAGATCGCGGCCTTTCGCCTGATCGCGAAGATCCCGACGATCGCCGCCATGGCCTACAAGTACTCGATCGGCCAGCCCTTCGTGTACCCGCGCAACGACCTCGGCTACGCCGAGAACTTCCTCTACATGCTGAACGCCGTCCCGGCGGAGGAGTACAAGGTGAACCCGATCCTGGCGCGCGCCATGGACCGGATCCTCGTGCTGCACGCCGACCACGAGCAGAACGCCTCCACCTCCACCGTGCGCCTCGCGGGTTCCACCGGCGCCAACCCCTATGCCTGCATCGCGGCGGGCATCGCGGCGCTCTGGGGCCCGGCCCATGGCGGCGCGAACGAGGCGGTGCTGAAGATGCTGGGCGAGATCGGCAGCCCGGAGAACATCCCGGACTTCATCAGCAAGGTGAAGGACAAGAACAGCCACGTGAAGCTCATGGGCTTCGGGCACCGGGTCTATAAGAACTTCGACCCGCGCGCGAAGATCATGAAGGAGACCTGCCACGAGGTGCTGGCCGAGCTCGGCATCAAGGACGAGCCGCTGTTGGACATGGCGATGGAGATGGAGCGGATCGCGCTGAGCGACGACTACTTCGTCTCCCGCAAGCTCTACCCGAACGTGGACTTCTATTCCGGCATCATCCTGAAGGCGATGGGCATCCCGACCCACATGTTCACCGTGCTCTTCGCGGTGGCGCGCACCGTGGGCTGGGTGAGCCAGTGGAAGGAGATGATCGAGGACCCGGCGCAGCGCATCGGCCGCCCGCGGCAGGTCTACACCGGCGCCACGACCCGCGACTACAAGGCGGTTGCCGAGCGGGGCTGA